The following nucleotide sequence is from Paenibacillus andongensis.
TGACTTATGGCAGATACAGGTAAATGGAATGAAGCGGCGAAATATGCTTCGATGATGAATATGGTGGATATTGCTGTCTACATCATGTGTATTGGCCTATCGTGGTGGGCGCTGCAAGCGTTCCGCTTCGATGTCCTGCTCAAAAGGCCTAAGGCTGCTCAAGCGATTATGCTGCAAATTTTGCTTTCTATAGCCCTCGGACACTTAGTTGCGAGTTTTTTTATTCAATATTTAGGCCTTTCCATGGGCTTCGGTAAGATGTTTTAATCATATTTTTCGAATAATGAACAACTTTGTTGTCAACAATGGATAATAGAACGGATCGAAAAATGAAACCTTCTCCGAACTCTATGTAGGTCAGTTGGAATACCAAAAGAACACAGTTGTAACTGTATGGGTTGAGATGATAAACTTAGGAAATGTGCAAAACCTTGTAATTTAAAATAAGTGCGCGGAGGGACCATGATGAGCAAAATTATCGTCCGCGGTGGCCGAAAGTTAGCTGGCAATGTGAAAATCAACGGAGCAAAGAATGCGGTTCTACCGATTATTGCAGCTTCCATTCTGGGTTCGGAAGGTGAAAGCGTCATCCATGATGCGCCTCCCCTTGACGATGTACTAGTCATTAATAAAGTATTGCAAAGCTTAGGTATTGAAGTGGAATATAACCGTCAGGTTATTCGTGTTCGTGCTCACAACATTAACACATGTGAAGCATCTTATGATCTAGTCCGTAAAATGAGAGCCTCTTTCCTCGTGATGGGTCCTTTGTTAGCAAGGCTTGGTCAAGCGAGAATTTCGCTGCCGGGCGGCTGTGCGATTGGCACAAGGCCAATTGATCAGCATCTCAAAGGCTTTGAAGCGATGGGTGCCGATATTGAACTGGGTCAAGGGTATATCGAAGCTAAAGTGAAAGGGCGCCTGAAGGGTGCCAAAATTTATCTCGATGTAGCTAGTGTTGGCGCAACCGAGAACATCATGATGGCAGCTACGCTCGCTGAGGGTACGACCATCATTGAGAATGCGGCTAAAGAGCCGGAAATTGTCGATTTGGCGAATTACCTGAATGCGATGGGCGCGACGATTCGCGGGGCAGGAACAGGTGTTATTCGTATAGAAGGCGTAGAGAAACTGCGTGGGGTTGTACATACGGTTATTCCGGATCGCGTAGAAGCGGGTACATATATGATTGCCGCAGCTATTACGGGTAGTGAACTGTATATGGAGGGTGCTATTGGGGACCATCTCCGACCTGTTATTTCTAAAATGCAAGAAATGGGCGTTATCATCGAAGAAGATGAGAACGGTATTCGTGTCTGCGCTTCGGGGCCGCTTCGTGCAGTTGATGTGAAGACGCTGCCGTATCCGGGCTTCCCAACCGATATGCAGTCGCAAATGATGGCGCTGCTCATGGTGGCGGACGGCACGAGCCTCGTGACCGAGACTGTGTTCGAGAATCGCTTCATGCATGTGGAGGAGTTCTCGAACATGAATGCTCATATCAAAGTCGATGGCCGTACAGCTATCGTGAGCGGCAATGCCAAACTGCAGGGTGCGAAGGTATGCGCAACAGACCTGCGGGCAGGGGCGGCCCTTATTTTAGCGGCGCTAGCTGCAGAAGGTGAAACCGAGATTACAGGCGTTCACCATATTGATCGCGGGTATGTCGATATTACGGACGTACTGCGTGAGCTAGGTGCCGATATTCAAAGATCGGTGCCGCAAGAAGTGGAGCAGGAAGCTGCGGAGTTGGGTTTTTTCAACATCCAGCCGACGCTTGCATAGGATTGAAGAGCCATTGGGGGTAACTCCAATGGCTCTTTTTTTTGAGCAGGCAGAGAATAGGCGAGAGAGTTTGCCCATTTAACGGATGCCCATCAACATTAACATAAATAGCATTCTATAAGTTTTCGAAAACCAAGGACTGAACAGTTACAAGAAACAAGTGAGATTACCTGTATGCTCTAGCATCCACAATCTCATGCATTTTGCAAGATAGCCCATTGTTCTATTCTAGCAATCCCTCTCATAAGCTAAGTCATATCAACTACCTGCTAGTAAACGCGCTTATGGAGGCTGCTTAGATGATGTTCAAGAAGAAACGCGTGATTAACCACAGGGTCATCCTTTGGATGGCTGTTTGCTTATCTTCCATGTTGTGTGTGACTATTTTCGTTCCAGGATTGCTAGTTAAGAAGATTCCGCATGGCAGCGCGGCACCTCCCATCCAAATTGCGAAAGACGGACAGTTCGCGGAAACGATCACTGAACAAGGCCTAATGATTCCCGTTTATTTGACCAAGAAAGCGACAATTGAGACGGTACCGCTGGAACAGTATGTGAAAGGTGTGCTCGCCGCCGAAATGCCGGTTGAATTCGAACTGGAGGCGCTCAAAGCGCAGGCTATGGCGGCTAGGACTTATGTCGTGCGTAGAGTGCTAGAGAAGGATTACAGCAATATGCCAGTTAACGATGCACTTGTGACAGACACAACTGCGCATCAAGCTTATATCACGGAACAAGAGCTCAGAGACAGATGGGACAAGCGTTATGAGACGAATATGGCCAAAATCGATAGAGCCGTGAATGAAACCAAAGATCTTATCCTCACTTATGAGCACAAACCTATCAACGCCACCTTTTTCTCGACAAGTAATGGATATACAGAGAACTCGGAAGATTACTGGCCGTTCAAGAGTCCTTATCTGCGCAGTGTGCCAAGCCCTTGGGATATTAAGCTATCTTCTCGCTATCAAGAAACCGTAGATCTCAGTTACAAGAGTATGCTTCAGAAGCTAGGCGTTACGAGTATAGCAACAACAGGTACAAGCACCAAAAACATGAAAGTACTAGCATGGTCGGCTGGTCATCGGATTAAAACCATATCTATTGGCGGTAAAATATTCTCAGGTCGTGAAGTACGAGAGAAGCTAGGACTAGCATCCTCTCAATTCACATGGACATGGTCAGGCTCCAAAATTACGATAACCACCTACGGATATGGCCATGGTGTTGGCCTAAGTCAATGGGGCGCTAATGGTATGGCGAAGGAAGGTAAAACCGCGGAGCAAATCGTAACCTACTATTACACAGGCATTTCTATCGAAAAAGCGACACCTTTTATCCAAAAATCGTAATCCATTAACGTTTCTATAAAAATATCTTTCTTCAAGTATAAAACCTTTAAATGTGTCAAGAATGGTTGATGAGGTGATAACCATGAATGATCAAAACAAAGGTTTTCAAAAAGAAGAAGCTCCTAAAACTGCACAAGGAGCACAAAGTACGACATCCACATGGAAGAGGTTGCTTGCTAAGAAGTGGGTATTCCCAGCAACGTATATGGCAGCAGCAGCAATTATCTTAACCTTAATGTGGGTGTACCAGGACGCCGGGAAGAAGACAGTCAGCGAAGCAGATCTGGGCATTAAGGTTAGCAGCAGCGACAAAGCGACAGACACGACCAAAGCACCGGACGGGGCGGTCGCGGTCAACGCACAAACCGAAACGATTCAGTGGCCTGTTAAAGACAGAACAATGGTCGAAGTCTCCATCCCCTTCTATGACACGAATGCAACAAAAGAAGTGAAGCAGACGGCAATGATTCAATATAACGATCAATTGACGCCGCATACTGCTATTGACTTGAAAGCCAAAGATGGCGCTGCATTCGATGTATTAGCTGCTCTGAGTGGCAAGGTGACTGCGGTTGAGCAGAATCCGGTGGTTGGCAATCTCGTTGAAATCACACACAGCAACGGTTTAATCAGTATTTACCAAAGTTTGTCCGAGGTGAAAGTAGCCAAAGGCGCTGAAGTGAAAAAAGGCGACATCATCGCCAAAGCAGGACGCAACGAGTTCGAGAAAGAGGATGGCGTGCATCTGCACTTTGAAGTCCGCCAAGTTAGTGATAATGCAGCGGTTAATCCAGAAACGCTTTTGAACGCTAAGCAGTAATTCGTTTCGATGCATAGGCGGCAGCCTACATAAAATAAAGGCAGCGGGTATATCCTGCTGCTTTTTTGCATGGATATATGGATTCGTTTTTTACTTTGCTTCACATCAACTTTGCCAAAAATGCTTGTCCGAAGGACATCAGAATGGATTATTCTTGATTATTTTGAAAATAAATATGGGAAATGGGCTTGTCAGGCTTGGCTACGTAGAATATCTAGTCATGCCCCTCATATACTTTACCAAACTATCTCGAGTAGGGAGGCGAGGGGAGTGCACGATTACATCAAAGAGCGAACCATTAAGATTGGTACCTGTATCGTCGAGACCAAGAATACGGTTCGCACCATTGCGAAGGAATTCGGCGTTTCCAAAAGCACGGTGCACAAGGATTTGACGGAAAGACTACCGGAAATCAACCCGGACCTGGCCAATCAGGTGAAGCACATTCTGGAGTATCACAAATCCATCAGGCACCTAAGAGGAGGAGAAGCGACGAAAATTAAGTATCGAAAAACTCGAAATCCGAAGCTTTCCGAAAACCTGGTCACGGTTAAGTCCTAAAAGTACCCTTCATCCCGATAGGTTTCCTTTATACTTCCCGTGTCGAATTTTCACACAAAAAGAGGAATTAATGCATTTCTAGCGAATTTAGCTTATAATTAGAACGATATACATGAGCGCCGATTCTTCACGGGATGGACGGTAGGTTTAGGGAGGATTAACTAGAAATG
It contains:
- the murA gene encoding UDP-N-acetylglucosamine 1-carboxyvinyltransferase yields the protein MSKIIVRGGRKLAGNVKINGAKNAVLPIIAASILGSEGESVIHDAPPLDDVLVINKVLQSLGIEVEYNRQVIRVRAHNINTCEASYDLVRKMRASFLVMGPLLARLGQARISLPGGCAIGTRPIDQHLKGFEAMGADIELGQGYIEAKVKGRLKGAKIYLDVASVGATENIMMAATLAEGTTIIENAAKEPEIVDLANYLNAMGATIRGAGTGVIRIEGVEKLRGVVHTVIPDRVEAGTYMIAAAITGSELYMEGAIGDHLRPVISKMQEMGVIIEEDENGIRVCASGPLRAVDVKTLPYPGFPTDMQSQMMALLMVADGTSLVTETVFENRFMHVEEFSNMNAHIKVDGRTAIVSGNAKLQGAKVCATDLRAGAALILAALAAEGETEITGVHHIDRGYVDITDVLRELGADIQRSVPQEVEQEAAELGFFNIQPTLA
- a CDS encoding DUF1146 family protein gives rise to the protein MADTGKWNEAAKYASMMNMVDIAVYIMCIGLSWWALQAFRFDVLLKRPKAAQAIMLQILLSIALGHLVASFFIQYLGLSMGFGKMF
- the spoIID gene encoding stage II sporulation protein D, whose translation is MMFKKKRVINHRVILWMAVCLSSMLCVTIFVPGLLVKKIPHGSAAPPIQIAKDGQFAETITEQGLMIPVYLTKKATIETVPLEQYVKGVLAAEMPVEFELEALKAQAMAARTYVVRRVLEKDYSNMPVNDALVTDTTAHQAYITEQELRDRWDKRYETNMAKIDRAVNETKDLILTYEHKPINATFFSTSNGYTENSEDYWPFKSPYLRSVPSPWDIKLSSRYQETVDLSYKSMLQKLGVTSIATTGTSTKNMKVLAWSAGHRIKTISIGGKIFSGREVREKLGLASSQFTWTWSGSKITITTYGYGHGVGLSQWGANGMAKEGKTAEQIVTYYYTGISIEKATPFIQKS
- a CDS encoding M23 family metallopeptidase codes for the protein MNDQNKGFQKEEAPKTAQGAQSTTSTWKRLLAKKWVFPATYMAAAAIILTLMWVYQDAGKKTVSEADLGIKVSSSDKATDTTKAPDGAVAVNAQTETIQWPVKDRTMVEVSIPFYDTNATKEVKQTAMIQYNDQLTPHTAIDLKAKDGAAFDVLAALSGKVTAVEQNPVVGNLVEITHSNGLISIYQSLSEVKVAKGAEVKKGDIIAKAGRNEFEKEDGVHLHFEVRQVSDNAAVNPETLLNAKQ
- the spoIIID gene encoding sporulation transcriptional regulator SpoIIID — encoded protein: MHDYIKERTIKIGTCIVETKNTVRTIAKEFGVSKSTVHKDLTERLPEINPDLANQVKHILEYHKSIRHLRGGEATKIKYRKTRNPKLSENLVTVKS